One segment of Thermosynechococcus sp. HN-54 DNA contains the following:
- a CDS encoding HAD family hydrolase, which translates to MMNDSKIITIDLDGTIVDCYPRQAAVTEYILKELGIGNIEFQLIWKHKRSGLSTVAALNSYFPEVNSKIINCFVIRWLELIEQPCWIKLDRLFPWSRSSLETLKSMNFSLVLLTARQRPENVLTFLKINEIDHLFSWLHIVSPQNAAEEKASLLLQVKPLYHCGDSETDALAAEKANVRFIGVSCGQRSREFLEQYDSLTILDDIRRLPQSILQFST; encoded by the coding sequence ATGATGAATGATTCAAAAATAATCACGATTGATTTAGATGGAACAATAGTTGATTGTTATCCTCGCCAAGCCGCTGTTACAGAGTACATTCTTAAAGAGTTGGGAATAGGAAATATTGAATTTCAGCTTATCTGGAAGCATAAAAGATCTGGCCTTTCCACAGTTGCAGCTTTGAACTCCTATTTTCCCGAAGTTAATTCAAAAATAATTAACTGTTTTGTTATCAGGTGGCTGGAACTGATAGAACAGCCTTGTTGGATAAAACTTGACAGACTATTTCCATGGTCTAGGTCTAGCCTAGAAACTCTAAAGTCGATGAACTTTAGTTTGGTGCTTTTGACTGCACGACAGCGTCCTGAAAATGTACTTACTTTTTTGAAAATTAATGAAATTGATCACTTATTTTCTTGGCTGCATATTGTCTCACCTCAGAATGCTGCTGAAGAAAAAGCAAGTTTACTGCTTCAAGTAAAGCCACTATATCACTGCGGAGATAGTGAGACAGATGCCCTAGCTGCTGAGAAGGCGAATGTGAGATTTATAGGAGTCTCTTGTGGACAAAGATCAAGAGAGTTCTTAGAACAGTATGATAGTCTAACCATATTAGATGACATTAGGCGATTACCGCAGTCTATACTTCAATTTAGTACTTAA
- a CDS encoding bifunctional 2-polyprenyl-6-hydroxyphenol methylase/3-demethylubiquinol 3-O-methyltransferase UbiG has protein sequence MSDPKEIDRQSIPEIQRLNSIASDSWYTLPTAVATIEYSYQVFRRYFPRSLNRVLEIGPAEGTMTKLLINDGIRPDILEGSTIFAENLRQQFPDLQIYNSLIESFQPTCLYDLIILGHVLEHVDDPVLILSTIRNWIVPKTGLIMAAVPNARSIHRQAAVIMGLIPHEETMSEKDVHHGHRRIYTPETFRRDFTLARLTIEFFGGYWLKPLSDRQLEASWTPEMLHAFMKLGERYPDIAAELVIVAKKDY, from the coding sequence ATGAGTGACCCAAAAGAAATAGATCGGCAGTCTATACCAGAAATTCAGCGCCTCAATAGTATTGCATCTGATAGTTGGTACACTCTCCCGACTGCTGTAGCCACGATTGAATATTCCTATCAAGTTTTCCGCAGGTATTTCCCTCGATCCTTGAATCGCGTCCTAGAAATAGGACCTGCGGAAGGAACAATGACAAAGTTGCTCATTAACGATGGTATCCGACCTGATATCCTAGAAGGCTCTACCATTTTTGCGGAGAATTTACGTCAGCAGTTTCCTGATTTGCAGATATATAACTCACTCATTGAAAGCTTTCAGCCCACTTGCCTTTACGATCTGATTATTTTGGGACATGTTTTAGAACATGTCGATGATCCAGTTCTAATCTTAAGTACCATTCGAAATTGGATAGTACCTAAAACAGGTCTCATCATGGCTGCTGTCCCCAATGCGCGCTCAATCCACCGTCAGGCAGCAGTGATTATGGGATTAATTCCACATGAGGAAACCATGAGTGAAAAAGACGTTCACCATGGCCACCGTCGAATTTATACTCCCGAAACCTTTCGGCGTGACTTTACTCTTGCTAGATTGACCATCGAATTTTTTGGTGGTTATTGGCTTAAGCCCCTATCTGATCGACAACTAGAGGCGAGCTGGACACCAGAAATGCTACATGCCTTTATGAAGCTAGGTGAAAGATATCCGGATATTGCTGCTGAATTGGTAATTGTTGCCAAGAAGGACTACTAG
- a CDS encoding ATP-grasp domain-containing protein has protein sequence MIQEGITIAVGSSGSSTGYTIVQSLKETWGQKGCRIIACDINPKHLVAAASISDSYIQLPSASENSFAIQTVELLKSNNVNYFYPVHDQEICATASARDLFESYGITILCASKKAVDLCTDKLESSEMLSLINLNIPTTYPLSDNISFFGKAIIKERYGNGSQFIEVINDQNELEYIVSKIIPSNRQYIIQEWIGDPEITVDAFVIPEKGFVRTLCRKRIEIKSGITTKGYIFYDEIHSQIALSIAKAFQLVGSFCFQVRGYDNYIIDINPRIGGATAMSIAVGLDFPSAHLAYFLGEDPAPYFKDMPKSCFVTRSYREHISYQ, from the coding sequence GTGATTCAAGAAGGCATTACAATAGCTGTTGGCTCTAGTGGCTCATCAACGGGGTATACAATAGTTCAATCCCTTAAGGAAACTTGGGGTCAGAAAGGATGTAGGATTATCGCCTGCGATATCAATCCGAAACACTTGGTTGCAGCGGCATCCATTTCCGATTCTTACATACAGCTACCTTCAGCTTCTGAAAATAGCTTTGCAATCCAAACAGTAGAACTGCTTAAATCTAATAATGTTAACTATTTCTATCCAGTTCATGATCAAGAAATATGTGCAACTGCTTCTGCAAGAGACCTTTTTGAAAGTTATGGAATAACTATACTTTGTGCATCAAAAAAGGCTGTAGATTTATGCACCGACAAGCTAGAATCGAGTGAGATGCTATCTTTAATCAACTTAAATATCCCTACAACTTATCCATTATCCGACAATATCAGTTTCTTTGGAAAAGCCATTATTAAAGAAAGATATGGAAATGGTAGCCAATTTATAGAAGTAATCAATGATCAAAATGAACTAGAATATATAGTTAGTAAAATTATCCCAAGTAATCGCCAATACATTATTCAAGAGTGGATAGGTGATCCAGAAATTACTGTTGATGCTTTTGTTATTCCAGAAAAAGGATTTGTTAGGACACTTTGTCGAAAACGTATTGAGATTAAAAGCGGTATTACTACAAAGGGATATATCTTTTATGATGAAATTCATTCACAAATTGCTCTAAGTATTGCAAAAGCTTTTCAACTAGTCGGTTCATTTTGTTTTCAAGTCAGAGGGTATGATAACTACATTATAGATATTAACCCAAGAATTGGGGGAGCTACAGCAATGTCCATTGCCGTTGGTTTGGATTTTCCGTCTGCCCATCTCGCTTATTTCTTAGGCGAGGATCCAGCTCCTTACTTTAAGGACATGCCAAAATCCTGTTTTGTAACTCGATCCTATCGCGAGCATATTTCTTATCAATGA